Proteins encoded within one genomic window of Bermanella sp. WJH001:
- the tolR gene encoding protein TolR — translation MAKQKRRPIAEMNVVPYIDVMLVLLVIFMITAPQLTQGVRVDLPKVASEPIKSDKNKVPVIVTIKDTGQYIIERGREEDTAVNLEYVHKYVSKILKQQPDTDVLVRGDQTVAYGKVIDLMSTLQAAGAQGVGLVTEAPEPGK, via the coding sequence ATGGCTAAGCAAAAGCGTCGCCCAATCGCTGAAATGAATGTGGTACCTTACATTGACGTAATGCTGGTATTGCTGGTTATCTTTATGATTACAGCGCCCCAGCTGACTCAAGGTGTGCGGGTGGATTTGCCGAAAGTAGCGAGCGAGCCTATTAAATCGGATAAAAATAAAGTACCTGTTATTGTTACCATAAAAGATACTGGTCAGTACATTATCGAGCGTGGTCGCGAAGAAGACACTGCTGTTAATTTAGAGTATGTACATAAATACGTGTCCAAAATTTTAAAGCAGCAGCCTGATACCGATGTTTTAGTGCGAGGAGATCAAACGGTTGCCTATGGCAAAGTGATCGACCTCATGAGCACTTTGCAAGCAGCCGGCGCACAAGGAGTAGGTTTAGTCACTGAAGCGCCGGAGCCAGGCAAATAA
- the ruvB gene encoding Holliday junction branch migration DNA helicase RuvB, which yields MIESDRFVSADNEQLIQQETPQDRAIRPTKLADYEGQPAVREQMEIFIGAAKARQEALDHTLIFGPPGLGKTTLANIMANELGVNIKSTSGPVLEKAGDLAALLTNLEEGDVLFIDEIHRLSASVEEVLYPAMEDYQLDIMVGEGPAARSIKIDLPPFTLIGATTRAGLLTSPLRDRFGIVQRLEFYNVADLTGIVSRSASLLGVEIDGHGAKEVAMRSRGTPRIANRLLRRVRDYAEVKGDGVVTQDMADLALNMLNVDTHGLDHMDRRLLLAMIEKFGGGPVGVDSLAAAISEERDTIEDVLEPYLIQQGFMMRTPRGRVVTEHAYTHFGLTMSTSD from the coding sequence ATGATAGAAAGCGATCGCTTTGTTAGTGCGGATAACGAACAACTCATCCAGCAAGAAACCCCACAAGACCGTGCTATTCGTCCTACTAAATTGGCGGATTATGAAGGTCAGCCTGCGGTGCGTGAGCAAATGGAAATATTCATTGGTGCGGCTAAGGCGCGCCAAGAAGCACTGGATCACACCCTAATATTTGGCCCACCTGGATTGGGTAAAACCACCCTAGCTAACATCATGGCCAATGAGCTTGGGGTCAATATCAAATCGACTTCTGGCCCTGTATTAGAAAAAGCCGGTGACTTAGCCGCGTTATTGACCAACCTTGAAGAAGGGGATGTTTTATTTATTGATGAGATACATCGTTTAAGTGCATCTGTAGAAGAAGTGTTGTATCCCGCCATGGAAGATTATCAACTTGATATTATGGTAGGGGAGGGGCCGGCGGCGCGCTCCATTAAAATTGATTTGCCGCCGTTCACATTAATTGGTGCTACCACGCGTGCGGGTTTGTTGACGTCTCCATTACGTGACCGCTTCGGTATCGTGCAACGTTTAGAATTTTATAATGTGGCAGACTTAACGGGTATCGTGAGTCGCAGTGCAAGTTTATTAGGTGTTGAGATCGATGGTCATGGTGCAAAAGAAGTGGCCATGCGCTCGCGAGGCACTCCACGAATTGCCAACCGATTGCTGCGTCGAGTACGTGATTACGCTGAGGTAAAAGGGGATGGTGTGGTTACTCAAGATATGGCAGATCTTGCGCTTAATATGTTGAATGTCGATACCCATGGTCTTGATCATATGGACCGCCGTTTGCTGTTAGCCATGATTGAAAAATTTGGTGGTGGTCCTGTGGGTGTTGATTCACTCGCAGCGGCTATCAGTGAAGAGCGTGACACCATTGAAGATGTGTTAGAGCCTTATTTAATTCAGCAAGGGTTTATGATGCGTACCCCAAGGGGGCGAGTGGTTACCGAACATGCTTACACCCATTTTGGTTTAACAATGAGTACAAGTGACTAA
- the tolB gene encoding Tol-Pal system beta propeller repeat protein TolB translates to MMRTSLVIVSLLFSVFAKAELTIEITQGIASSIPISVVPFQTASTLPGSLIDEVVANDLERSGHFSVLAPKDMLSHPHTEDDLYFRDWRLLKQEYVVMGVITQLPEGLFQVRYQLFDVFNERELLTQTLKANEGQFRDVAHRISDAIYEQLTGIRGAFSTKIAYVTTNPERTRFNLSIADSDGAREKIILTSKYSIFSPAWAPDGKRIAYVMLEDAGSRVYVQDITTGKKQLISSNKGLNSAPAFSPDGKKLALTLSKDGNPEIYVVDLTTRNWLRVTNHYGIDTEPNWMPDGKHIIFTSGRSGNPQIYRKNIETGYLERLTFEGHYNARARLAQDGRFLVMVHQAQKNDDFHIASLDLTRGLLQILSSDTYLDESPSVSPNGVMVMYAAKHNKRSILAAVSVDGDVKFLVPSKSGDVREPAWGPYLN, encoded by the coding sequence ATGATGCGTACATCCCTTGTTATTGTTAGTTTATTGTTCAGTGTATTTGCTAAAGCTGAGCTAACCATTGAAATCACTCAAGGCATTGCTTCGTCTATTCCAATTTCTGTGGTGCCTTTTCAAACCGCGTCGACCTTACCAGGATCTCTAATTGATGAAGTAGTGGCAAATGATCTGGAGCGTTCAGGGCATTTCTCCGTTCTTGCGCCTAAGGATATGCTAAGCCACCCGCATACAGAAGATGACCTGTATTTTCGTGATTGGCGTTTATTAAAACAAGAATACGTGGTGATGGGGGTGATCACTCAATTGCCTGAAGGCTTATTTCAAGTACGTTATCAGTTATTTGATGTGTTCAATGAACGTGAACTGCTTACCCAAACCTTAAAAGCTAACGAAGGGCAGTTTCGAGATGTGGCTCACCGCATTAGTGATGCTATTTATGAACAATTAACAGGTATTCGCGGTGCGTTTTCAACCAAAATCGCGTATGTCACGACTAATCCAGAGCGTACTCGTTTTAATCTTTCTATTGCTGATAGTGACGGTGCCAGAGAAAAAATCATTTTAACGTCAAAGTATTCGATTTTCTCACCAGCATGGGCACCAGATGGTAAGCGAATTGCTTATGTAATGCTTGAGGATGCGGGTAGTCGAGTATACGTACAAGATATTACGACCGGTAAAAAACAACTGATCAGTTCAAACAAGGGCTTAAATAGCGCGCCAGCGTTTTCACCGGACGGCAAAAAATTAGCGCTGACCTTATCGAAAGATGGTAACCCTGAGATTTACGTGGTGGATCTTACAACGCGCAATTGGCTGCGAGTGACCAATCATTATGGAATTGATACTGAGCCCAATTGGATGCCGGATGGTAAGCATATTATTTTTACCAGTGGTCGCAGTGGTAACCCGCAAATTTACCGTAAAAATATTGAGACAGGGTACCTTGAAAGACTCACGTTTGAAGGCCACTACAATGCTCGTGCTAGGCTTGCGCAAGATGGCCGGTTCTTAGTTATGGTGCATCAAGCACAAAAAAATGATGACTTTCATATCGCTTCGTTGGATTTAACGAGAGGTTTGTTGCAAATTTTGAGTTCTGATACATATCTTGATGAATCACCTAGTGTTTCTCCAAATGGAGTTATGGTAATGTATGCCGCAAAGCATAATAAACGAAGCATTCTGGCCGCAGTATCGGTCGATGGCGATGTGAAGTTCTTGGTTCCATCTAAAAGTGGAGATGTTCGAGAGCCAGCATGGGGCCCGTATTTAAATTAA
- a CDS encoding sulfurtransferase TusA family protein produces MVSQSFDVLLDVSHLRCPMPLLKTKQALSSMTSGQIVKVVCTDAGSWRDIPAFVELTSHTLLFSEQSEEYFIFMIQKGE; encoded by the coding sequence ATGGTATCACAGTCATTCGATGTATTATTAGATGTTAGTCATTTGCGTTGCCCAATGCCGTTATTGAAAACGAAACAAGCACTTAGTTCCATGACATCGGGTCAGATAGTCAAGGTCGTATGCACTGATGCTGGCTCTTGGCGAGATATTCCTGCGTTTGTTGAGTTAACTTCTCATACTTTATTGTTTAGCGAACAAAGTGAAGAGTATTTTATTTTTATGATTCAAAAAGGAGAATAG
- a CDS encoding M48 family metalloprotease, which produces MHFILACLLLSASFPSLSANNDLPSLGDASSGLISIEQEHTLGRTWLRNLRSQASTLHYAELTEYTENLIYRLASNSQVSDRRLEIIILDNKQLNAFAVPGGIIGINAGLFLHAKNESQFAAVLAHELAHLSQRHFARQIDESRKQTPIALATLLGSIMLLATNNTEAGFAGLMTSQAAATQWSLNYSRDWEREADRLGMHTLVNAEIDPHGMPDMFRQMYEAHKYSERPPEFLLTHPVTENRISDAAGRVDAMKPTKSQEDIEYQLMRTYTLLQYKKQSHNLAHYQSQLKKATQEQDIQVINYALALLLAHQKKYDEALSHIETLLAINAQRISYQTLYTRVLFYTGKQEEAINNVKELLSLNPDNHPLTMTYVGLLMETEQYHDAADVLQSHSRVRPNDPYIWQQLSEAQGKADNKIALHRARAEFLFLTGQSKKALQQLKTALDLSKGNFLLSARIEQRAREISNAKDDLTF; this is translated from the coding sequence ATGCATTTTATTTTAGCTTGTTTATTACTCTCAGCGAGTTTTCCAAGCCTAAGTGCCAATAATGACCTTCCCAGTCTAGGGGATGCCTCATCTGGCTTAATTTCAATCGAACAAGAACACACACTTGGGCGCACGTGGTTAAGAAACTTAAGATCGCAAGCATCCACACTTCACTATGCCGAATTAACAGAATACACCGAAAACCTCATTTACCGTTTAGCCAGTAACAGCCAGGTCAGTGACCGCAGACTTGAAATTATTATTTTAGATAACAAGCAACTCAACGCTTTTGCCGTACCAGGTGGTATCATTGGTATTAACGCTGGCTTATTTTTACACGCCAAAAACGAATCACAATTTGCAGCCGTACTTGCCCACGAACTTGCACACTTAAGCCAGCGACACTTCGCTCGCCAAATTGACGAAAGCCGCAAGCAAACCCCTATTGCACTTGCAACATTGCTCGGCAGCATTATGTTGTTAGCCACTAATAATACCGAAGCGGGATTTGCAGGCCTAATGACCAGTCAAGCTGCTGCCACACAATGGTCTTTAAACTACAGCCGTGACTGGGAAAGAGAAGCCGACCGCTTAGGAATGCACACACTTGTTAACGCAGAAATAGACCCTCACGGCATGCCTGACATGTTTAGGCAAATGTATGAAGCCCATAAATACAGCGAACGCCCTCCAGAATTTCTGCTGACTCACCCAGTAACAGAAAATCGCATAAGTGATGCCGCTGGCCGTGTAGACGCAATGAAACCGACAAAAAGCCAAGAAGATATCGAATATCAACTAATGCGTACATATACGCTTTTGCAATACAAAAAACAAAGCCACAATTTAGCTCACTACCAAAGCCAATTAAAAAAAGCCACGCAAGAGCAAGACATACAAGTAATAAATTACGCATTAGCGTTATTGCTCGCTCATCAAAAAAAATACGATGAGGCCCTAAGCCACATAGAGACATTACTGGCAATCAACGCCCAAAGAATTAGTTATCAAACACTTTATACACGGGTGCTTTTTTACACAGGAAAACAAGAAGAAGCCATCAACAATGTAAAAGAATTACTCAGCCTAAACCCAGACAACCACCCCTTAACCATGACGTACGTTGGGCTACTGATGGAAACTGAACAATACCATGATGCCGCCGATGTACTGCAAAGCCACTCAAGAGTTCGCCCGAACGATCCTTACATCTGGCAACAACTATCGGAAGCACAAGGCAAAGCTGATAACAAAATTGCGTTACACAGAGCTCGTGCAGAATTTCTGTTTCTTACCGGTCAAAGTAAAAAGGCACTACAGCAACTAAAAACAGCACTGGATCTTTCGAAGGGGAATTTTTTACTATCAGCCCGCATTGAACAGCGAGCAAGAGAAATTTCAAACGCTAAAGACGATTTAACATTTTAA
- the ybgC gene encoding tol-pal system-associated acyl-CoA thioesterase, producing the protein MSEFNWPVRVYFEDTDAGGIVYHARYLYFLERARTEWLRELGFNQSLLKQQNVLFVVRDMNIKWQKPAELDDALTVSVNIIAVKKASLKMQQTIQTENEQKLHADVTIACIDATNKKPMALPQAILSLITISDEIRS; encoded by the coding sequence GTGAGTGAATTTAATTGGCCTGTACGGGTTTATTTTGAAGATACCGATGCTGGAGGTATTGTTTATCACGCGCGTTACTTGTATTTTCTCGAGCGTGCACGTACTGAGTGGTTGCGAGAGTTAGGGTTTAATCAGTCTCTTTTAAAGCAGCAAAATGTGTTGTTTGTTGTGCGAGATATGAATATCAAATGGCAAAAGCCTGCCGAATTGGATGATGCGTTAACCGTCAGTGTAAACATAATAGCGGTTAAAAAAGCCTCATTAAAAATGCAACAAACCATACAAACTGAAAACGAACAAAAACTACACGCTGATGTCACAATAGCGTGTATTGACGCTACTAATAAAAAACCAATGGCATTACCACAAGCCATTTTAAGCCTCATTACGATCAGTGATGAGATAAGGAGTTAA
- the tolQ gene encoding protein TolQ encodes MNESMTLWSLISNASWVVQGVMLILLAAVFASWMIIIQRQRVLNAAKNSFTEFEDRFWSGMDLSQLYKEINQEPPAFGVENIFTAGFREFSRLRQQSNADPEAVMEGTQRAMRVATTRESELLELHLPFLATVGSTSPYVGLFGTVWGIMNSFRGLANVHQATLATVAPGIAEALIATAIGLFAAIPAVIFYNRFTTKVDQVISSYETFGEEFISILHRQVYKKNKVVPETPVPPVSATVEKNG; translated from the coding sequence GTGAATGAATCCATGACCTTGTGGTCGTTAATTTCAAATGCTAGCTGGGTAGTGCAAGGTGTCATGCTTATTTTGCTGGCGGCTGTGTTTGCTTCGTGGATGATTATAATTCAGCGTCAACGTGTACTAAATGCGGCTAAAAATAGCTTTACCGAATTTGAAGATCGTTTTTGGTCTGGCATGGATTTAAGTCAGCTGTACAAAGAAATAAACCAAGAACCACCTGCTTTTGGTGTTGAGAATATTTTCACAGCGGGTTTTCGTGAGTTTAGCCGCCTGCGCCAGCAAAGTAATGCTGATCCAGAAGCGGTTATGGAAGGCACTCAACGAGCAATGCGTGTTGCAACCACGCGAGAATCCGAATTGCTTGAACTGCATTTACCATTTTTGGCCACCGTCGGTTCAACCAGTCCTTATGTGGGTTTGTTTGGTACTGTTTGGGGGATTATGAACAGTTTTAGAGGTTTGGCGAACGTACACCAAGCCACTTTAGCGACAGTGGCACCGGGTATTGCAGAAGCGTTAATTGCAACGGCGATTGGTTTGTTTGCGGCGATCCCTGCGGTAATTTTCTATAACCGTTTCACCACCAAGGTTGATCAAGTGATTAGTAGCTATGAAACCTTTGGTGAAGAGTTTATTAGCATCCTACATCGCCAAGTATATAAAAAGAATAAAGTGGTACCGGAAACCCCAGTGCCTCCAGTTTCAGCAACGGTAGAAAAAAATGGCTAA
- the pal gene encoding peptidoglycan-associated lipoprotein Pal, with translation MQNLGKIFAVSLLSLAIVGCASSGGTTDEAATTDTSVEESQTQAVPDSQGLDVVTEEQAAMAANPLLDQTVVYFGYDRSEIRPEFKDILNAHAQYLVANPQARVSLEGHCDERGTVEYNLALGERRANTVKRYLVVQGVNPNQLESVSFGEERPAVVGSDDSAWSKNRRTEINYQAR, from the coding sequence ATGCAAAACTTGGGAAAAATTTTCGCAGTATCTCTTCTTTCTCTTGCCATCGTAGGTTGTGCTAGCAGCGGCGGTACTACTGACGAAGCAGCAACGACTGATACATCAGTTGAAGAGAGCCAAACTCAAGCGGTTCCAGATTCACAAGGTCTAGACGTAGTAACTGAAGAGCAAGCAGCAATGGCAGCAAACCCTTTGCTTGATCAAACTGTTGTTTATTTCGGTTATGACCGTTCTGAGATCCGTCCAGAATTTAAAGACATTCTAAATGCTCACGCTCAATACCTAGTGGCTAACCCACAAGCACGCGTTTCTTTAGAAGGTCACTGTGACGAGCGCGGTACAGTTGAATACAACCTTGCTCTTGGTGAGCGTCGTGCAAACACTGTTAAGCGTTACTTAGTTGTTCAAGGTGTTAACCCTAACCAACTAGAAAGCGTAAGCTTTGGTGAAGAGCGCCCAGCAGTTGTGGGTTCTGATGATTCAGCTTGGTCTAAAAACCGTCGCACTGAAATCAACTATCAAGCGCGCTAA
- the nadA gene encoding quinolinate synthase NadA — MTQSTIATDQAVHAWVQDHLEHGVQQEMDAEQMSAYVKRIKQLLIEKNAVLVAHYYTDPIIQALADETGGCVADSLEMARFGRDHSAQTLVVAGVKFMGETAKILSPEKTVLMPTLEATCSLDIGCPIDEFSAFCDQHPDRKVVVYANTSVEVKARADWVVTSSIALEIVQELMDQGEKIIWGPDQHLGNYIQRMTGADMLMWNGSCIVHEEFKAKGLEDLKKVYPDAAVLVHPESPESVVKVADVVGSTSQIIKAAQVMDNDTFIVATDKAIFYKMQQMAPGKTFIEAPTGGTGATCKSCAHCPWMAMNGLDNLESCLDQGLNAVEVDEGVAAKAMISLNRMLDFAKEHGVQSQGRRF, encoded by the coding sequence ATGACACAGTCGACCATCGCAACCGATCAAGCGGTTCATGCTTGGGTTCAAGATCATCTAGAGCACGGCGTTCAACAAGAAATGGACGCCGAGCAGATGTCTGCTTATGTAAAACGCATCAAGCAATTACTGATAGAAAAAAATGCGGTTCTTGTTGCTCATTATTACACGGATCCAATTATTCAAGCGTTAGCTGATGAGACGGGCGGCTGCGTGGCTGATTCCCTTGAGATGGCCCGTTTTGGTCGTGATCATAGTGCACAAACCTTGGTGGTTGCTGGCGTTAAGTTTATGGGTGAGACCGCTAAGATTCTTAGCCCAGAAAAAACCGTATTGATGCCAACCCTAGAAGCAACCTGTTCTTTAGATATTGGTTGCCCAATTGATGAATTCAGTGCTTTTTGTGATCAACACCCAGATCGTAAAGTGGTGGTTTATGCTAATACCTCTGTGGAAGTAAAGGCACGTGCAGATTGGGTTGTGACATCAAGTATTGCGCTAGAAATTGTTCAAGAGCTTATGGATCAAGGCGAGAAGATTATTTGGGGCCCTGATCAGCACTTAGGTAATTACATACAGCGTATGACCGGTGCGGATATGCTGATGTGGAATGGCTCATGTATTGTGCATGAGGAATTTAAGGCAAAGGGTTTGGAAGATCTTAAAAAGGTGTACCCTGATGCAGCGGTTTTAGTGCACCCTGAATCGCCAGAGTCTGTGGTTAAAGTGGCCGACGTGGTTGGTAGTACTTCCCAGATTATTAAAGCGGCTCAGGTAATGGATAACGACACATTTATTGTTGCTACCGACAAAGCGATTTTTTATAAAATGCAGCAGATGGCCCCTGGTAAGACGTTTATTGAAGCACCTACTGGTGGTACAGGCGCAACCTGTAAAAGTTGTGCTCATTGCCCTTGGATGGCCATGAATGGTTTAGATAACTTGGAATCTTGCTTGGATCAAGGTCTTAACGCTGTAGAGGTTGATGAAGGTGTTGCTGCAAAGGCAATGATTTCTTTGAATAGAATGCTCGATTTTGCAAAAGAGCACGGTGTTCAATCGCAAGGTCGTCGCTTCTAA
- the ybgF gene encoding tol-pal system protein YbgF, with product MFKFASFKWAPLALCVTGASFVNADTWSSLDHAKGVPVQSVAKTPAASNANNGLSPAASQMLFSEIEMLKQEIQSLRSTVEEQGYELNKLKTEQKQRYLDLDRRMTQMLDVSVNPSDQVEVAPSGDGKDEYDAAFAFMKQRKLDEAAVKFKSFLQKYPKSELAVNGYYWLGQIYYNQGNLEEARKAFTIVVNQYPDHQKTPDSTYKLGVVLHRLGDTSLSQKMLQSVVKQYADSASARFAAKYLKDNFK from the coding sequence ATGTTTAAGTTTGCATCTTTCAAATGGGCTCCTTTGGCACTGTGTGTCACTGGAGCTAGTTTTGTAAATGCTGATACTTGGTCGTCTTTGGATCATGCCAAAGGCGTCCCGGTTCAATCAGTGGCAAAGACCCCGGCTGCATCAAATGCTAATAATGGTTTGAGCCCAGCTGCAAGTCAGATGCTTTTCTCTGAAATAGAGATGCTAAAACAAGAAATTCAAAGTCTTCGTTCTACAGTTGAAGAACAAGGCTATGAGTTAAATAAATTAAAAACAGAACAAAAACAGCGATATCTTGACCTTGATCGTCGGATGACACAAATGCTTGATGTCTCGGTTAATCCGAGTGACCAAGTAGAGGTGGCACCTAGCGGTGATGGTAAAGACGAATATGATGCTGCATTTGCTTTTATGAAGCAGCGTAAGCTTGATGAAGCGGCTGTTAAGTTTAAATCCTTTCTGCAAAAGTACCCAAAAAGTGAGTTGGCCGTTAATGGTTATTACTGGCTTGGACAAATTTACTATAACCAGGGTAACTTAGAGGAAGCACGTAAAGCGTTCACGATTGTGGTTAATCAATATCCAGATCATCAAAAAACGCCCGATTCAACCTATAAATTAGGTGTCGTGCTACACCGACTTGGTGATACATCTTTGAGCCAAAAGATGCTTCAGTCAGTGGTAAAACAATATGCAGATTCTGCATCTGCTCGCTTTGCGGCTAAATATCTAAAAGATAATTTTAAGTAA
- the ruvC gene encoding crossover junction endodeoxyribonuclease RuvC, translated as MAIILGIDPGSRLTGFGVIHAQGSKLRYITSGCIRIDTSEDLAFRLKQIFTCVTQIIDEQNPNEFAIEQVFMGKNVDSALKLGQARGSAIVAASMKELPVFEYAARSVKQAVTGRGAADKEQVQHMVQILLNLPGKPQADAADALAIAITHAYSSQNLVAQAGGSKQKNGRLKVF; from the coding sequence ATGGCTATTATTTTAGGAATTGACCCAGGTTCACGCTTAACAGGCTTTGGTGTCATTCATGCACAAGGCAGCAAGTTACGCTATATCACCTCGGGCTGTATTCGTATTGATACCTCTGAAGACTTGGCATTTCGCCTTAAGCAGATTTTCACCTGTGTGACACAAATAATTGATGAGCAAAATCCAAATGAATTTGCCATTGAGCAAGTATTCATGGGAAAAAACGTGGACTCTGCCCTTAAGTTAGGTCAAGCCAGAGGCAGCGCCATAGTAGCGGCCAGCATGAAAGAGTTACCCGTATTTGAATACGCTGCACGCTCGGTCAAACAAGCGGTGACAGGGCGGGGCGCAGCGGATAAAGAGCAAGTGCAGCATATGGTGCAAATATTACTCAACCTTCCGGGTAAGCCCCAAGCGGATGCGGCCGATGCCTTAGCCATTGCCATTACCCATGCCTACTCTTCACAAAATCTTGTGGCACAAGCGGGCGGCAGCAAGCAAAAAAATGGCCGTTTAAAAGTGTTTTAA
- the tolA gene encoding cell envelope integrity protein TolA, with protein sequence MVLNFSDPTSFKIPALGSGLIILVLLLLLTNQWIGHEDRVVKVPQHIAARIVQLNEPKPKAAKVKQPKKQAPAKKPKPVEKVKPKPVTKVETKKAETVIKKEIAPAKPLPLPGADFLDALEKEEAHNARAEAEQKEAQAKQALKDQQQVADYSSQINALIQSVWRFPPSAKHDEEVVLRVYLVPTGEVTEVLLLESSGNTALDRSAEQAVWKVGNFPVPEDATLFEKQFRQIVLKLKPENARL encoded by the coding sequence ATGGTGCTGAATTTTTCTGATCCAACCAGTTTTAAAATACCAGCGTTAGGCTCTGGGCTGATTATTTTGGTATTGCTGTTATTGCTGACAAACCAATGGATTGGGCACGAAGATAGAGTTGTGAAAGTGCCACAACACATTGCCGCACGTATTGTTCAATTAAACGAACCTAAACCAAAAGCAGCCAAAGTAAAGCAGCCTAAAAAACAAGCGCCCGCTAAAAAACCAAAACCGGTAGAAAAAGTAAAACCAAAGCCGGTTACAAAAGTAGAAACTAAAAAAGCCGAAACCGTTATCAAAAAAGAAATAGCGCCTGCCAAACCATTGCCTTTGCCTGGTGCTGATTTTTTAGATGCACTAGAAAAAGAAGAGGCGCATAACGCCCGTGCAGAAGCGGAGCAAAAAGAAGCGCAGGCCAAACAAGCTTTAAAAGATCAACAGCAAGTGGCCGATTACAGCAGCCAGATTAACGCGCTCATTCAGTCTGTTTGGCGTTTCCCTCCGAGTGCCAAACACGATGAAGAGGTCGTGTTACGTGTTTACTTGGTGCCAACAGGTGAGGTCACTGAAGTATTGTTACTAGAGTCTAGTGGTAATACCGCACTGGATCGAAGTGCTGAGCAGGCTGTATGGAAGGTAGGGAACTTTCCCGTACCTGAAGATGCCACACTATTTGAAAAACAATTTCGTCAAATTGTCTTAAAACTGAAACCGGAAAATGCTCGATTATGA
- the ruvA gene encoding Holliday junction branch migration protein RuvA: protein MIGRIRGTLVEKQSPELLIDVNGIGYEVLAPMTTIYKLPELGQQVSLHTHFVVREDAQLLYGFSDKQQRALFRALIKVSGVGPKLALAILSGIEAQSFVRSIHDGDTATLVRIPGIGKKTAERLVVEMKDRLKEWQVDSDLPLMAAANPEPAGQEHWIQEAEGALIALGYKPTEAAKAISAIKTPVTCAEDLIRFALKGMLKQ from the coding sequence ATGATTGGTCGTATCCGTGGCACCTTGGTTGAAAAACAATCCCCTGAATTATTAATTGATGTTAATGGCATAGGCTATGAAGTGCTTGCGCCCATGACCACCATTTACAAGTTGCCAGAACTTGGTCAGCAGGTGTCATTACATACTCATTTTGTAGTGCGTGAAGATGCCCAATTGTTGTATGGTTTTTCTGATAAGCAGCAGCGTGCTCTTTTTCGCGCACTCATTAAAGTATCCGGTGTGGGGCCTAAATTAGCCTTGGCCATATTGTCTGGCATTGAAGCGCAATCGTTTGTGCGCTCCATTCATGACGGTGATACTGCCACCTTGGTGCGCATTCCTGGCATTGGCAAAAAAACCGCAGAGCGCTTAGTGGTCGAAATGAAAGATCGATTAAAAGAGTGGCAAGTTGATAGTGATTTACCATTGATGGCCGCGGCAAACCCAGAGCCTGCGGGTCAAGAGCATTGGATACAAGAAGCAGAAGGGGCATTAATTGCCCTTGGCTATAAACCCACCGAAGCTGCAAAAGCCATCTCTGCCATTAAAACCCCAGTTACCTGTGCAGAAGATTTGATTCGTTTTGCCCTTAAAGGCATGTTAAAGCAGTAA